From a region of the Chloroflexota bacterium genome:
- a CDS encoding M67 family metallopeptidase — protein sequence MVQIARAVYDAMVAHALDERPFECCGVLAGSGGAITHSYRAPNAAEHNGIRYEIDGKAFLRINREIDDADLELLGVYHSHPFTRAYPSATDIGQAWDGMVYVIVSVASFLEPEVKAFTISDSTVVERAIELA from the coding sequence ATGGTCCAGATCGCGCGGGCCGTCTACGACGCGATGGTCGCGCATGCGCTGGACGAGCGGCCGTTCGAGTGCTGCGGTGTACTGGCCGGTTCGGGCGGCGCTATCACCCACAGCTACCGTGCCCCGAACGCCGCCGAGCACAACGGCATCCGTTACGAGATCGACGGCAAGGCGTTTCTGCGGATCAACCGCGAGATCGACGACGCCGACCTCGAACTGCTCGGCGTCTACCACTCGCACCCATTCACCAGGGCGTATCCGTCGGCCACCGATATCGGGCAGGCGTGGGACGGCATGGTCTACGTCATCGTGTCTGTCGCCAGCTTTCTGGAGCCGGAGGTCAAGGCGTTCACGATCTCGGATAGCACGGTCGTCGAGCGGGCCATCGAACTTGCCTGA
- a CDS encoding M67 family metallopeptidase, with protein MVRVLRSVYDAMIAHVLQTPTLESCGLLGGHGDTVTRLFPTPNVADDKAVRYEAHPLEVRRILEEIDEAGLEHLGIYHSHPNSVAYPSATDRRLAAYEVRYIVISLRSPRHPEARAFQIHKAHPGDVSAEVVEESIEVVEHPI; from the coding sequence GTGGTTCGGGTACTCCGCTCCGTCTACGACGCGATGATCGCGCATGTGCTGCAGACGCCGACGCTGGAGAGCTGCGGCCTGCTGGGCGGCCACGGCGACACGGTGACGCGCCTGTTCCCGACGCCGAACGTGGCGGATGACAAGGCCGTCCGTTACGAGGCGCACCCGCTGGAGGTCCGGCGCATCCTCGAAGAGATCGACGAGGCCGGGCTGGAACATCTCGGCATCTATCACTCGCACCCCAACTCGGTCGCCTACCCCTCCGCGACGGATCGGCGGCTGGCAGCGTACGAGGTTCGGTACATCGTGATCTCGCTGCGCAGCCCGCGTCACCCCGAGGCCCGGGCATTCCAGATCCACAAGGCCCACCCCGGGGACGTGTCCGCCGAGGTGGTAGAGGAGAGCATCGAGGTCGTGGAGCACCCCATCTGA
- a CDS encoding cysteine synthase family protein: protein MKYASIVEAIGNTPLVEMQHLSPRPGIRLFAKLEGHNPTGSVKDRVARSLIEDAEQRGVIAPGMDRILLEPTSGNTGIGLAMIAQVKGYRLKVVMPDNVSDERRQLLELFGADVELTDGALGSNGSIARAQELAEDSRYHLLYQYGNPANPRAHYETTGPEIIADLPEVDVFVAGLGTGGTLMGTGRRLREHNPNVQIVAAEPHPDDSVSGLRSLDHGFIPPILNLDELDRKVVVRAADALTATRDLVRVEGIFAGLSCGAVLSVGLRVAERMERGTIVLLLPDGGWKYLSTGLFAPTDRDAVAGIRGRNLW, encoded by the coding sequence ATGAAGTACGCCAGCATCGTCGAGGCGATTGGCAACACGCCGCTCGTCGAGATGCAGCACCTCAGCCCGCGCCCTGGCATCCGCCTGTTCGCCAAGCTCGAGGGGCACAACCCGACCGGCAGCGTCAAAGACCGCGTCGCGCGGAGTCTGATCGAGGACGCCGAGCAACGGGGCGTCATCGCGCCGGGCATGGACAGGATCCTGCTCGAGCCGACCAGTGGCAACACCGGCATCGGCCTGGCGATGATCGCGCAGGTCAAGGGGTATCGCCTGAAGGTGGTGATGCCCGACAACGTCAGCGACGAGCGTCGCCAGCTGCTGGAGCTGTTCGGCGCCGACGTCGAGCTGACGGATGGCGCACTCGGCAGCAACGGCTCGATCGCCCGCGCCCAGGAGCTGGCCGAAGACAGCCGCTACCATCTGCTGTACCAGTATGGGAACCCGGCCAACCCGCGCGCCCACTACGAGACGACCGGGCCGGAGATCATCGCCGACCTGCCTGAGGTCGACGTGTTCGTCGCCGGCCTCGGGACCGGCGGTACCCTGATGGGCACTGGCCGCCGGCTCCGCGAGCACAACCCGAACGTCCAGATCGTCGCTGCCGAGCCGCACCCCGACGATTCCGTCTCGGGCCTGCGGAGTCTCGACCACGGGTTCATCCCGCCGATCCTCAACCTGGACGAGCTGGATCGAAAGGTGGTGGTGCGGGCGGCTGATGCGCTCACGGCCACGCGCGATCTCGTGCGCGTCGAGGGCATCTTCGCCGGACTGTCGTGCGGGGCCGTCCTGAGCGTCGGCCTGCGGGTGGCCGAGCGAATGGAGCGTGGTACCATCGTGCTGCTCCTACCGGACGGTGGCTGGAAGTACCTCTCGACCGGGCTGTTCGCTCCCACCGATCGTGACGCGGTCGCGGGTATTCGCGGCCGGAACCTGTGGTAG
- a CDS encoding MoaD family protein: MVEVRVPAPLRAHTGGEKVVQGDGSTVAELLDDLDRRYPGVRTGLFESTGELRRFVNIYVNDEDIRYIGRLEAPLADGDTVSILPAVAGGC, encoded by the coding sequence ATGGTTGAGGTTCGGGTGCCCGCGCCTTTGCGTGCCCACACCGGTGGGGAGAAGGTGGTTCAGGGTGACGGCTCGACAGTAGCTGAGCTGTTGGACGATCTGGATCGCCGCTATCCGGGAGTCCGAACCGGCCTGTTCGAGTCAACTGGCGAGTTGCGCCGGTTCGTGAACATCTACGTCAACGACGAGGACATTCGCTACATCGGCCGGCTCGAGGCGCCGCTCGCGGACGGCGACACCGTCTCGATCCTGCCTGCTGTCGCCGGTGGGTGTTAG
- the moeB gene encoding molybdopterin-synthase adenylyltransferase MoeB, with the protein MVRIYVPTSWRRYTDGAARLEHDASTVGVLMDWLTSTYPALHREMFDADGNLHRFVNVYVNNHGIDELAGFETSLDREDEVAVIPAMAGGATSSRFTPEQAVRYSRHIILPEIGGVGQRKLLNAKVLLIGAGGLGSPTALYLAAAGVGTLGIVDFDVVDLSNLHRQILHGHANIGKPKVESAKDQLHDINPDSKVVAHTEALTSENAMEILSQYDIIVNGCDNFATRYLVNDAAYLLKKPLVDGSIFRFEGQSTVFMPGKGCYRCLFPAPPPPGAVPSCAEAGVLGALPGMIGIIQATETVKLILGLGEPLVNRLLLYDALAMEFREVKIRRDPECPLCGDNPTINTLIDYEAFCGGPMEATGG; encoded by the coding sequence ATGGTGCGGATCTATGTGCCAACCTCATGGCGGCGTTACACCGACGGGGCTGCCCGACTGGAGCACGACGCCTCGACCGTTGGCGTCCTGATGGACTGGCTCACGAGCACGTACCCCGCGCTGCATCGGGAGATGTTCGATGCGGACGGGAATTTGCATCGCTTTGTGAACGTTTACGTGAATAACCACGGCATCGACGAGCTTGCGGGCTTCGAGACGTCGTTGGATAGGGAGGACGAGGTGGCGGTAATTCCGGCCATGGCTGGCGGTGCGACCAGCTCACGTTTCACGCCCGAGCAGGCGGTTCGCTACAGCCGGCATATCATCCTGCCCGAGATCGGTGGGGTCGGGCAGCGCAAGCTGCTCAACGCCAAAGTGCTGTTGATCGGCGCGGGCGGCCTCGGATCGCCAACGGCGCTGTACCTGGCAGCGGCCGGCGTCGGCACGCTCGGGATCGTCGATTTCGACGTGGTGGACCTGTCGAACCTGCACCGGCAGATCCTGCACGGGCACGCCAACATCGGCAAGCCGAAGGTCGAGTCGGCGAAGGATCAACTGCACGACATCAATCCCGACTCGAAGGTGGTGGCCCACACCGAGGCGCTGACCTCCGAGAACGCGATGGAGATCCTCAGCCAGTACGACATCATCGTCAACGGCTGCGACAACTTCGCCACGCGCTACCTGGTGAACGACGCGGCATACCTCTTGAAGAAGCCGCTCGTCGATGGCAGCATTTTCCGCTTCGAGGGCCAGTCCACCGTGTTCATGCCGGGCAAGGGCTGCTACCGCTGCCTGTTCCCGGCCCCGCCCCCGCCGGGCGCGGTGCCGAGCTGTGCCGAGGCGGGAGTGCTCGGGGCGCTGCCGGGCATGATCGGCATCATCCAGGCGACGGAGACCGTCAAGCTGATCCTGGGGCTGGGCGAGCCGCTGGTGAACCGCCTGCTCCTCTACGATGCGCTGGCGATGGAGTTCCGCGAGGTCAAGATTCGGCGCGATCCGGAGTGCCCGCTCTGTGGCGACAATCCGACCATCAACACGCTGATCGACTACGAGGCGTTCTGCGGCGGACCGATGGAGGCTACGGGAGGCTGA